The proteins below are encoded in one region of Stenotrophomonas bentonitica:
- a CDS encoding phosphoribosylanthranilate isomerase produces MSRSFYRTRIKFCGMTRAGDVRLAGELGVDAVGFIFARESRRRVAPAEARAMRQAIAPMVDVVALFRDNSKEEVREVLRTVRPTLLQFHGEEDESFCRSFNMPYLKAVAMGGREEVNARQLQLRYPSAAGFLFDSHAPGGGGGTGVAFDWTRLPTGLHRPFLLAGGITPDNVFDAIVATLPWGVDVSSGIESEPGIKDGYKMRKFVEEVRRADCHEAD; encoded by the coding sequence ATGAGCCGCTCCTTCTACCGCACCCGCATCAAGTTCTGCGGCATGACCCGCGCCGGCGACGTGCGCCTGGCCGGCGAACTGGGCGTGGACGCGGTGGGCTTCATCTTCGCCCGCGAAAGCCGGCGCCGGGTCGCCCCGGCCGAGGCCCGCGCGATGCGCCAGGCGATCGCGCCGATGGTCGACGTGGTCGCGCTGTTCCGCGACAACAGCAAGGAAGAGGTGCGCGAGGTGCTGCGCACGGTGCGCCCGACCCTGCTGCAGTTCCATGGCGAGGAAGACGAATCGTTCTGCCGCAGCTTCAACATGCCGTACCTGAAGGCGGTGGCCATGGGCGGCCGTGAAGAGGTCAACGCGCGGCAGCTGCAGCTGCGCTATCCCAGCGCGGCCGGTTTCCTGTTTGACAGCCACGCCCCGGGCGGCGGCGGTGGGACCGGCGTGGCCTTCGACTGGACCCGCCTGCCGACCGGCCTGCACCGTCCGTTCCTGCTGGCCGGCGGGATCACCCCGGACAACGTGTTCGACGCGATCGTCGCGACCCTGCCGTGGGGCGTGGACGTCTCCAGCGGCATTGAATCCGAGCCGGGGATCAAGGACGGCTACAAGATGCGCAAGTTCGTCGAGGAAGTCCGCCGCGCGGATTGCCACGAGGCCGATTGA
- the truA gene encoding tRNA pseudouridine(38-40) synthase TruA, which translates to MRYALGVEYDGSEYKGWQQLGESGCPSVQASLQDALSSIANAPIQVVCAGRTDAGVHGECQVVHFDTDVVRDPRSWTLGTTTRAPRSIAVRWCVPVADDFHARFSARARRYRYRLLNRAIRPALYRQSLSWERRPLDAALMHAAGQALLGENDFSAFRSVQCEALHARRELQAISVTRQGEIIEVCVQANAFLHHMVRNIVGSLILIGSGEKPVSWMAELLAGQDRTVAGPTAPPQGLVFVGPLYPDNWHLPAEVTL; encoded by the coding sequence ATGCGCTACGCACTAGGGGTTGAATACGACGGCAGCGAGTACAAGGGCTGGCAGCAGCTCGGTGAAAGCGGCTGTCCCAGCGTGCAGGCGAGCCTGCAGGACGCACTGTCGTCGATTGCCAATGCGCCGATCCAGGTGGTCTGCGCCGGGCGTACCGACGCCGGCGTGCACGGCGAATGCCAGGTGGTCCACTTCGACACCGACGTGGTCCGCGACCCGCGCAGCTGGACGTTGGGTACCACCACCCGGGCGCCGCGCTCGATCGCAGTACGCTGGTGCGTGCCGGTGGCCGACGACTTCCACGCGCGGTTTTCCGCGCGTGCACGGCGTTACCGCTATCGCCTGCTCAACCGGGCGATCCGCCCGGCGCTGTACCGGCAGAGCCTGAGCTGGGAGCGCCGCCCGCTGGATGCGGCGTTGATGCACGCGGCCGGGCAGGCCCTGCTGGGCGAAAACGACTTCAGCGCATTCCGCAGCGTCCAGTGCGAGGCCCTGCATGCCCGCCGCGAGCTGCAGGCGATCAGCGTGACCCGCCAGGGCGAGATCATCGAGGTCTGCGTTCAGGCCAATGCATTCCTTCATCACATGGTGCGCAATATCGTCGGCTCATTGATCCTGATCGGCAGTGGGGAAAAGCCGGTGTCGTGGATGGCCGAACTGCTGGCTGGCCAGGACCGCACCGTGGCCGGGCCCACCGCACCGCCGCAGGGATTGGTATTTGTTGGCCCGTTGTATCCCGACAACTGGCACCTACCTGCCGAGGTCACCCTATGA